In uncultured Bacteroides sp., the following proteins share a genomic window:
- a CDS encoding isoprenyl transferase, which yields MPYKEEIDIDRIPKHIAIIMDGNGRWAKQRGHERSFGHQAGAETVHIIAEEAAKLGVKYLTLYTFSTENWNRPANEIAAIMALLFDSIEEAIFMKNNISFRIIGNMDMIPENVRNSLNHCIERTASNTGMCLVLALSYSSRWEITETTRQIAKEVQQGKLSIDQITDECIASHLATNFMPDPDLLIRTGGELRLSNYLMWQCAYSELYFCDTFWPDFREEELRKAICEFQKRERRFGKTSEQI from the coding sequence ATGCCATATAAAGAAGAAATAGATATTGATCGGATACCCAAGCATATTGCAATAATAATGGATGGCAACGGGAGATGGGCCAAACAACGTGGTCATGAACGAAGTTTTGGACATCAGGCCGGAGCTGAAACAGTACATATTATTGCAGAAGAAGCAGCAAAGTTAGGGGTGAAATACCTCACTTTATATACCTTCTCGACAGAGAACTGGAACAGACCAGCAAATGAGATAGCCGCAATCATGGCGCTCTTGTTTGATTCTATTGAAGAGGCGATTTTTATGAAAAATAATATAAGCTTCCGCATTATTGGTAACATGGATATGATACCCGAGAATGTGAGAAACAGCTTAAATCATTGCATCGAGAGGACTGCTTCCAATACTGGAATGTGTCTTGTATTAGCTTTAAGCTACTCATCCCGATGGGAGATAACAGAAACAACTAGACAGATTGCTAAAGAAGTTCAGCAAGGGAAACTCTCCATTGATCAGATTACTGATGAATGTATTGCATCTCATCTTGCCACGAACTTTATGCCCGATCCGGACCTTTTGATCCGGACTGGAGGAGAGCTTCGTCTTAGTAACTATCTGATGTGGCAATGTGCGTATTCAGAACTTTACTTTTGCGATACTTTCTGGCCGGACTTCAGAGAAGAAGAGCTCCGGAAAGCAATTTGTGAGTTTCAGAAAAGAGAACGCCGTTTTGGCAAAACAAGTGAACAAATATAA
- a CDS encoding DUF6089 family protein, producing the protein MTVINKTLIIFVLLTSSLPLFVQAQENEYRMEAGGMLGGCFYMGDANTSVPFKNTQFAGGAMARYIINPHMALKANLTMGRISGNTENFDNKYPENKQVSFSRNIFDLGSQFEYNFWGYGIGQEYKGYKKLTPYILGGIGFTFAPAPAKGVFTVNVPIGIGVKYKIAQRLNIGCEITMRFSFSDNLDVTNKDGLILSDPYGIKGMGIKNKDSYSFTTVFLTYDLFPKCRTCNNL; encoded by the coding sequence ATGACAGTTATTAATAAAACGCTTATTATATTTGTATTGTTAACCTCCTCATTACCCTTATTTGTTCAGGCACAAGAGAATGAATATAGGATGGAAGCGGGAGGAATGCTTGGAGGTTGTTTTTATATGGGAGATGCTAACACATCGGTTCCTTTTAAAAACACACAATTTGCCGGAGGAGCTATGGCGAGATATATAATTAATCCGCACATGGCATTAAAGGCAAACTTAACCATGGGAAGAATATCCGGTAATACGGAAAATTTCGATAATAAGTATCCAGAGAATAAGCAAGTGAGCTTTAGCCGGAATATTTTTGATTTGGGCTCTCAATTTGAATATAATTTCTGGGGATATGGGATAGGTCAAGAGTATAAAGGCTATAAAAAATTAACTCCTTATATTTTGGGAGGAATTGGTTTTACATTTGCACCGGCTCCGGCCAAGGGCGTTTTTACAGTAAATGTTCCGATAGGCATTGGAGTTAAATACAAAATAGCTCAAAGACTGAACATCGGTTGCGAAATAACCATGAGGTTCAGTTTTTCTGACAACCTGGACGTAACCAACAAAGATGGGTTAATATTGAGTGACCCATACGGAATAAAGGGAATGGGAATTAAGAATAAGGACAGTTACTCGTTTACAACAGTCTTCCTAACCTATGACCTTTTCCCCAAATGTAGGACATGTAATAATTTATAA
- a CDS encoding DUF6242 domain-containing protein → MKIPFLSIIASIFFISLVFTSCLNSDNSAVNYETDPTIKSFSFDSIKIDATHTAIGKKYPFSINQIGDGSTALIFNADSLPVNTNLSKVKINLTTAGGVTYFKNGKDTVYTSTDSINFTNPVTFTIYANNSDGEVIKKIYKISFNVHKQDPDSLNWGKQAFYTGTGLTGKQKSLILNDKVFVFTDDGSGQVKVTSSAVSDGKNWSPLQTISGIIDKADYSSVTLFKNSLYIVAGGNVYVSTNGTSWTKSNGLSENVKTLLTSFNGILTGIKTVGSDSKFCVTSDGLTWETGQTVPADFPTTNYSATSYTLRTNANIHRAILMGDNSSLGVNDTIAVPWSTFDGKEWVDLSASTGYCPKTSNMSIIYYNSKFYAFGGKGENGFKTFYASEDARVWTAVEEKVCFPASFTGRGDYSYVIDNNNFIWLIWSKTTQKNDEIWKGRINSLGFIAQ, encoded by the coding sequence ATGAAAATACCGTTTCTCTCAATAATAGCCAGTATCTTTTTTATATCATTAGTTTTTACCTCTTGCCTGAACTCAGACAACAGTGCAGTAAATTATGAGACAGATCCTACAATTAAGAGTTTTTCTTTTGATTCAATCAAAATTGATGCTACTCACACAGCAATAGGGAAGAAATATCCGTTCTCAATAAATCAGATCGGAGATGGAAGCACAGCTTTAATTTTCAATGCAGATTCTTTGCCGGTAAATACAAACTTATCAAAAGTTAAGATAAACCTTACCACCGCAGGAGGTGTTACCTACTTTAAAAATGGAAAAGACACAGTTTATACATCTACAGACTCTATAAACTTCACAAATCCTGTTACCTTCACTATATATGCAAACAACTCAGATGGAGAAGTCATAAAGAAGATTTATAAAATCTCATTCAACGTACACAAACAAGACCCCGACTCTCTTAACTGGGGAAAGCAGGCTTTCTATACAGGAACAGGACTCACTGGCAAACAAAAGAGTCTGATCTTGAACGACAAGGTATTTGTCTTTACTGATGATGGAAGTGGACAGGTAAAAGTAACTTCTTCTGCCGTGAGCGACGGAAAAAACTGGAGCCCTTTACAAACCATTAGTGGAATTATTGATAAAGCCGATTATTCATCAGTAACTTTATTCAAAAACAGCCTTTACATTGTTGCCGGAGGAAATGTTTATGTTTCTACAAATGGTACTAGCTGGACTAAAAGCAACGGATTAAGTGAGAATGTAAAAACACTGCTCACTTCATTTAATGGAATCTTAACCGGAATCAAGACAGTAGGTTCAGATAGCAAATTCTGTGTTACCTCTGACGGATTGACCTGGGAAACCGGACAAACAGTTCCTGCTGATTTCCCTACCACAAATTATTCCGCCACTTCATACACACTAAGAACAAACGCGAACATTCACAGAGCAATCCTTATGGGAGATAACTCTTCATTAGGAGTAAATGATACAATTGCAGTTCCATGGTCTACATTTGATGGAAAAGAATGGGTAGATTTAAGTGCAAGCACCGGTTACTGTCCAAAGACAAGTAATATGTCGATAATATACTATAATAGTAAGTTTTATGCTTTCGGAGGTAAAGGAGAAAATGGATTTAAAACATTTTATGCTTCTGAAGACGCTCGGGTTTGGACAGCAGTTGAAGAAAAGGTTTGCTTCCCTGCATCTTTTACCGGAAGAGGAGATTATTCCTATGTTATAGACAATAATAATTTTATCTGGTTAATATGGAGTAAAACAACACAAAAGAATGACGAGATCTGGAAAGGGAGAATAAATTCTTTAGGTTTTATTGCTCAATAA
- the ribD gene encoding bifunctional diaminohydroxyphosphoribosylaminopyrimidine deaminase/5-amino-6-(5-phosphoribosylamino)uracil reductase RibD, with protein sequence MENNGKITQEERYMARCIQLAKQGKCGTSPNPMVGAVIVCDGKIIGEGYHRKCGESHAEVNAINSVKDKSKLKQSTIYVSLEPCSHYGKTPPCADLIIQKGIPKVVIGCMDPFAKVAGRGIKKLQDAGIEVTVGVLEQECCELNKQFITFHSQNRPYVILKWAESADGFIDLTRTGGHPVILSSPLTNMLVHKKRAEIDAVIVGTRTALLDNPVLNVRNWYGRNPLRVVIDRTLKIPEDFHLLNNKISTWVITEKEHQDNSQTKYKIMQFTDELLPQILAELHKNNVQSVLVEGGSVLLQSFINKDLWDEAFIEKTTIKLNSGVKAPFISGNDYSIKTHFSTPIWHYFNENDASILL encoded by the coding sequence ATGGAAAATAACGGAAAAATTACACAGGAAGAAAGATATATGGCCCGCTGCATCCAGTTGGCCAAACAAGGAAAATGCGGAACATCTCCCAATCCTATGGTGGGAGCGGTTATTGTGTGCGACGGTAAAATAATAGGCGAAGGTTATCACCGCAAGTGTGGTGAATCACACGCCGAAGTAAACGCAATAAATTCGGTAAAAGACAAATCAAAATTAAAACAGTCAACAATATATGTTAGTCTGGAGCCCTGTTCTCATTACGGTAAAACGCCCCCTTGCGCTGATTTGATTATACAAAAAGGAATACCCAAAGTGGTAATAGGCTGTATGGATCCTTTCGCGAAAGTAGCAGGACGTGGAATAAAGAAGTTACAGGATGCAGGAATTGAGGTAACCGTTGGAGTTTTGGAACAGGAATGTTGTGAGCTTAACAAGCAATTTATCACATTCCATTCGCAGAATCGTCCATATGTTATTTTGAAGTGGGCTGAATCTGCTGACGGTTTCATTGATTTAACACGAACAGGCGGACATCCGGTTATTCTTTCCAGCCCGTTAACGAATATGCTTGTACACAAAAAACGGGCCGAAATAGATGCCGTTATTGTTGGTACCCGAACCGCCCTTCTGGATAATCCGGTACTAAACGTAAGAAACTGGTATGGAAGGAATCCGCTAAGGGTTGTAATAGACAGAACTTTAAAGATTCCGGAAGACTTCCACTTGCTAAATAATAAAATCAGCACATGGGTAATCACTGAAAAAGAGCATCAGGATAATAGTCAGACTAAATATAAAATTATGCAGTTTACAGATGAGCTCCTCCCGCAAATATTGGCTGAACTTCACAAAAACAATGTCCAGTCTGTACTAGTAGAAGGCGGCAGTGTACTGTTGCAATCATTTATCAACAAAGATTTATGGGACGAAGCTTTTATAGAAAAAACAACCATTAAACTGAATAGTGGAGTTAAGGCTCCGTTTATCAGTGGAAATGATTATTCTATCAAGACTCATTTTAGCACTCCGATTTGGCACTATTTTAACGAAAACGATGCATCAATATTACTTTAA
- the prmC gene encoding peptide chain release factor N(5)-glutamine methyltransferase, translated as MHAVELHIKQLLTGIYSVAEIKSFTKIIFTEVFHLNMLDIYMGKDINLSANQLRELDEILARLQKYEPIQYIVGCETFFGLSFYVTPAVLIPRPETEELVSLIIKENADYPARILDIGTGSGCIAISLSKNLPQSKVSSWDVSEEALLVARKNNEALGASVSFNQVDILEYQPNGEAFDVIVSNPPYVTVSEKVDMEENVLHWEPSLALFVPDNDPLLFYRKIAEIGLRLLTPNGKIYFEINQAFGKETADLLLGLGYRNAEIVKDIFGKDRIVKAIR; from the coding sequence ATGCATGCAGTTGAGTTACATATCAAACAGTTGTTGACCGGGATATATTCCGTGGCAGAGATCAAGAGTTTCACGAAAATTATTTTTACTGAAGTGTTTCACTTGAATATGCTTGATATATATATGGGCAAAGATATTAATTTATCTGCAAATCAACTAAGAGAACTGGATGAGATTCTTGCCCGTCTTCAAAAATATGAGCCTATACAATATATAGTAGGATGTGAAACGTTCTTTGGTCTCAGCTTTTATGTTACTCCTGCGGTGCTGATTCCCCGGCCGGAGACAGAAGAGCTTGTTTCTTTGATTATTAAAGAAAATGCAGATTACCCCGCAAGGATTCTGGATATTGGCACCGGAAGTGGCTGCATTGCCATTTCTCTTTCAAAGAATCTACCTCAATCAAAGGTCTCTTCCTGGGATGTTTCCGAAGAGGCTTTGCTAGTTGCACGAAAAAATAACGAAGCATTGGGTGCATCAGTCTCCTTTAATCAGGTGGATATTCTGGAGTATCAACCCAATGGTGAAGCGTTTGATGTAATTGTTAGTAATCCCCCTTACGTAACAGTTTCCGAGAAAGTCGATATGGAAGAGAATGTGCTCCATTGGGAACCCTCTTTGGCGCTGTTTGTTCCCGATAACGATCCTTTGCTCTTTTATAGAAAGATAGCAGAGATCGGTCTTCGGTTGCTTACGCCCAATGGGAAAATCTATTTTGAAATTAATCAGGCTTTTGGAAAAGAAACGGCCGATTTACTTCTTGGTCTTGGATATCGCAACGCAGAAATAGTAAAAGATATATTCGGTAAGGATAGAATAGTAAAAGCAATAAGATGA
- a CDS encoding regulatory protein RecX: MNELTEKEALSKAAAYCTASERCFFEISTKLSQWGVDSDAQEKILKRLADERFVDEERYCRFFVNDKFKFNKWGRIKISQALYMKKIPAAVSRKYLDEIDEKEYMNTLRSLLASKKKSTHATDDYQSTMKLIRFAMSRGFEMNIIRKCMQLSDEYDSLD; encoded by the coding sequence ATGAATGAGTTGACAGAAAAGGAGGCTTTAAGTAAAGCTGCGGCATATTGCACTGCATCCGAGCGTTGTTTTTTCGAGATAAGCACAAAGCTTTCCCAATGGGGGGTAGATTCCGATGCTCAGGAAAAGATACTCAAACGACTTGCCGACGAGAGGTTTGTTGACGAAGAGCGTTACTGTCGTTTCTTTGTTAATGATAAATTCAAATTCAATAAGTGGGGGCGGATAAAAATTAGTCAGGCTCTTTATATGAAAAAGATCCCTGCTGCCGTATCCCGAAAATACCTGGATGAGATTGATGAAAAGGAATATATGAATACGCTGCGCTCTTTGCTGGCCTCGAAAAAGAAATCCACTCATGCTACAGACGATTATCAGTCGACAATGAAACTTATCAGATTTGCCATGAGCCGCGGTTTCGAGATGAACATTATTCGTAAATGTATGCAATTATCCGATGAATATGATTCGCTGGATTGA
- a CDS encoding phosphoribosyltransferase family protein → MNMIRWIDSFFNILFPRSCVVCNGGLVKGEELICTMCNSRMPRTNYHLQADNEVEQRFWGKVEIERATSYFFYTKGSDYRHILFKLKYHGYKELGEVMGRYMAKELLASDFLQGVDLIIPVPLHSKKKKVRGYNQSECIALGLSHASGIPMDLSALVRMVDSNTQTRKSVFERWENVKDVFQVSSPERLEGKHILLVDDVLTTGATLLSCATVLAASSSVKISIVTLAVA, encoded by the coding sequence ATGAATATGATTCGCTGGATTGATTCATTCTTTAATATATTGTTTCCAAGATCTTGTGTGGTATGCAACGGAGGTTTGGTAAAAGGAGAAGAGTTGATCTGTACAATGTGCAACTCCCGGATGCCGCGTACCAATTATCATCTGCAGGCAGACAACGAAGTTGAGCAACGCTTTTGGGGAAAAGTAGAAATAGAACGGGCCACTTCTTACTTTTTTTACACAAAAGGAAGTGATTATCGGCACATCCTGTTTAAGTTAAAATATCACGGTTACAAAGAACTGGGTGAGGTGATGGGTCGCTATATGGCAAAAGAGCTCTTAGCTTCAGACTTTTTGCAGGGCGTTGATCTGATTATTCCTGTTCCTCTTCACTCTAAGAAAAAGAAAGTCCGCGGGTACAACCAAAGTGAATGTATTGCACTGGGGCTTTCTCATGCATCAGGTATCCCTATGGATTTGAGTGCATTGGTAAGAATGGTCGACAGTAATACCCAAACCCGTAAAAGTGTGTTTGAAAGATGGGAGAATGTGAAAGATGTCTTTCAGGTTTCTTCTCCTGAGAGGCTGGAAGGAAAACATATTCTGCTGGTGGATGATGTTCTCACAACAGGTGCCACCCTTCTTTCCTGTGCTACTGTTCTGGCTGCATCTTCCAGTGTAAAGATAAGCATTGTAACACTTGCCGTTGCCTGA
- the pyrE gene encoding orotate phosphoribosyltransferase, with protein METLERLFAEKLLKIKAIKLQPANPFTWASGWKSPFYCDNRKTLSYPSLRNFVKLEICRLILERFGQVDAIAGVATGAIPQGALVAEELNLPFVYVRSTPKDHGLENLIEGELRPGMKVVVVEDLISTGGSSLKAVEAIRRDGCEVIGMVAAFTYGFDVAVKAFKDANVQLVTLTNYDAVLDVALRTEYIDEEDIPTLQSWRKDPAHWEAAK; from the coding sequence ATGGAAACTTTAGAGAGATTATTTGCTGAGAAATTACTCAAGATTAAGGCCATCAAGCTCCAACCGGCTAATCCTTTTACCTGGGCCTCCGGATGGAAATCTCCTTTCTATTGTGATAATCGTAAGACACTTTCTTACCCTTCACTTCGTAACTTTGTGAAGCTTGAAATCTGTCGTTTGATTTTAGAAAGATTTGGTCAGGTCGATGCAATTGCAGGTGTGGCAACAGGTGCTATTCCTCAGGGAGCTTTAGTTGCGGAAGAATTAAACCTTCCGTTTGTTTATGTACGTTCAACACCGAAAGATCACGGTTTGGAGAACCTTATTGAAGGTGAACTTCGTCCGGGAATGAAGGTTGTTGTAGTAGAAGATTTGATTTCAACAGGCGGAAGCAGTTTGAAAGCAGTAGAAGCGATTCGTCGTGATGGATGTGAAGTGATTGGAATGGTCGCTGCATTTACTTACGGATTCGATGTTGCAGTAAAAGCATTTAAAGACGCTAATGTACAATTGGTTACATTAACCAATTATGATGCTGTGTTGGACGTTGCTCTTCGCACCGAATATATTGATGAAGAAGACATCCCTACTTTGCAGTCATGGAGAAAAGATCCGGCTCATTGGGAAGCAGCTAAATAA
- a CDS encoding SRPBCC family protein produces the protein MTQFESSIKVIPYAQKRVYSKLSDLSNLEGVKDRLPADKIQDMSFDSDSLSFSVSPVGKITLRICEREPEKCIKFETTKSPLPFNLWIQLVSTAEEECKIKLTIKADVNPFIKGMIQKPLQEGLEKMAEMLSSIPY, from the coding sequence ATGACTCAATTTGAAAGCAGTATAAAGGTTATCCCTTATGCTCAGAAGCGTGTGTACAGTAAACTTTCTGATTTAAGTAATCTGGAAGGAGTTAAAGACCGTTTACCGGCCGACAAAATTCAGGATATGAGTTTTGATTCAGACAGTTTAAGTTTTAGTGTATCACCGGTGGGAAAGATAACACTTCGTATCTGTGAACGTGAGCCTGAAAAGTGTATCAAGTTTGAAACAACAAAATCCCCTCTTCCTTTTAATCTTTGGATACAATTAGTATCCACTGCCGAGGAAGAGTGCAAGATTAAACTTACAATTAAGGCTGATGTTAATCCTTTTATTAAAGGGATGATTCAAAAGCCACTTCAGGAAGGATTAGAGAAAATGGCAGAAATGCTTTCTAGTATCCCTTATTAA
- the argH gene encoding argininosuccinate lyase produces the protein MAQKLWEKSVQVNKDIEKFTVGRDREMDIYLAKHDVIGSMAHITMLETIGLLTSDELQLLLEELKNIYSTAENGTFVIEEGVEDVHSQVELMLTRKLGDVGKKIHSGRSRNDQVLLDLKLFTRTQIQEIAEMVEQLFQVLIAQSEKYKNILMPGYTHLQIAMPSSFGLWFGAYAESLIDDMLFLQAAFKMCNRNPLGSAAGYGSSFPLNRTMTTNLLGFDSMNYNVVYAQMGRGKLERNVAFALASIAGTISKLAFDACMFNSQNFSFVKLPDDCTTGSSIMPHKKNPDVFELTRAKCNKIQSLPQQIMMIANNLPSGYFRDLQIIKEIFIPAFQELKDCLQMTTYIMNEIKVNEHILDDDKYLLIFSVEEVNRLAAEGMPFRDAYKKVGLDIEAGKFTHEKKVNHTHEGSIGNLCNEEISLLMQNVVDGFNFRKMAQAEKELLGR, from the coding sequence ATGGCGCAGAAACTTTGGGAGAAGAGTGTACAAGTAAACAAAGACATTGAGAAATTTACAGTAGGTCGTGATCGTGAGATGGATATTTATCTGGCCAAGCATGACGTGATTGGCTCAATGGCACATATTACTATGCTCGAAACCATTGGTCTGCTCACTTCAGATGAACTTCAACTTCTTCTTGAGGAACTGAAAAACATCTATTCTACGGCTGAAAACGGTACATTTGTTATCGAAGAAGGCGTAGAAGATGTTCATTCTCAGGTAGAATTGATGCTGACTCGCAAACTGGGAGATGTGGGAAAGAAAATCCATAGCGGACGATCAAGAAATGATCAGGTGCTTCTGGATTTAAAACTCTTTACCCGTACTCAGATACAAGAAATTGCTGAAATGGTTGAACAACTGTTTCAGGTTTTAATAGCTCAGAGCGAGAAATATAAAAATATTCTGATGCCGGGCTATACACATCTTCAGATTGCTATGCCTTCTTCTTTTGGATTGTGGTTTGGTGCATACGCTGAAAGTCTGATAGATGATATGCTGTTCCTGCAGGCAGCCTTTAAAATGTGTAACCGCAATCCGCTGGGATCGGCGGCAGGCTATGGCTCTTCATTCCCTTTGAACCGTACCATGACAACTAATCTTCTGGGCTTTGATTCAATGAACTACAATGTTGTTTATGCTCAGATGGGACGTGGCAAGCTGGAACGTAATGTTGCATTTGCTTTGGCAAGTATTGCCGGAACCATTTCAAAACTGGCTTTTGATGCTTGTATGTTCAATAGTCAGAACTTCAGTTTTGTGAAACTGCCTGATGATTGTACTACCGGTTCAAGCATTATGCCACATAAAAAGAATCCGGATGTATTTGAGCTCACTCGTGCCAAATGCAATAAGATTCAATCATTACCTCAACAAATTATGATGATTGCCAATAATCTGCCTTCTGGTTATTTCAGAGATCTGCAGATTATCAAAGAGATCTTTATTCCTGCTTTCCAGGAATTGAAAGATTGTCTTCAGATGACAACTTACATAATGAACGAAATTAAGGTCAACGAGCATATACTCGATGACGATAAATATTTGCTTATCTTTAGTGTTGAAGAAGTAAACCGCCTTGCGGCAGAAGGAATGCCTTTCCGTGACGCTTATAAAAAAGTGGGTCTCGATATAGAAGCCGGTAAATTTACTCATGAAAAGAAAGTAAATCACACACACGAAGGAAGTATCGGCAATCTTTGCAATGAGGAGATCTCTTTGTTAATGCAGAATGTTGTTGATGGCTTTAACTTCCGAAAAATGGCTCAAGCTGAAAAAGAGCTTCTGGGAAGATAA
- a CDS encoding aldo/keto reductase: MGYEPAEDRYFGKMQYKYCGNSGLLLPRISLGLWHNFGDVDNFDVATDMVKYAFDSGVTHFDLANNYGPTPGSAETNFGKILKNNFQGYRDEMIITSKAGHEMWAGPYGDRSSRKNIMASIDQSLKRTGLEYFDIFYSHRYDGVTPVEETIQALIDIVKQGKALYAGISKYPPEKARIAYQMLKDNGVPCLINQSRYSMFDREVENGTLSLAAEYGVGFIAFSPLAQGLLTNKYLHGIPDDSRAAKSTGFLKKDQVTDDKIVIAQKLNEIAAERNQTLAQMALAWVLKDERVTSVIVGASSVKQLADNLKTIENLEFSDDEICRISSLIEPIKAY; encoded by the coding sequence ATGGGATACGAACCTGCAGAGGATCGCTATTTCGGAAAGATGCAATATAAATATTGCGGAAACAGCGGTTTGTTACTTCCCCGAATTTCATTGGGGTTATGGCATAATTTTGGTGATGTAGATAATTTCGATGTGGCAACCGATATGGTGAAATATGCCTTTGATAGCGGCGTTACTCATTTCGACCTAGCCAATAACTATGGTCCAACCCCCGGCTCTGCGGAAACCAATTTCGGAAAAATATTAAAGAATAACTTTCAGGGATATCGTGATGAGATGATCATCACCTCTAAGGCTGGTCACGAAATGTGGGCAGGACCTTATGGCGACAGAAGTTCCCGAAAGAATATAATGGCAAGTATTGATCAGAGTCTGAAAAGAACCGGACTCGAATACTTCGATATTTTCTATTCTCACCGTTATGATGGGGTTACTCCGGTAGAAGAAACCATACAGGCACTTATTGATATCGTAAAACAAGGTAAGGCTTTGTACGCCGGAATCTCTAAATATCCTCCCGAAAAAGCAAGAATTGCTTATCAGATGTTGAAAGATAATGGAGTTCCTTGCCTGATAAACCAGTCACGCTATAGTATGTTTGACCGTGAAGTGGAGAACGGAACTCTTTCTCTTGCCGCTGAATATGGAGTAGGCTTTATTGCATTCTCTCCGCTTGCTCAAGGCTTGCTGACAAATAAATATCTGCACGGCATTCCAGATGATTCTCGTGCAGCTAAATCTACAGGATTCCTGAAAAAAGATCAGGTAACAGATGATAAGATTGTTATAGCTCAGAAACTAAACGAGATTGCTGCTGAAAGGAATCAGACTCTTGCTCAAATGGCTTTGGCATGGGTGCTTAAAGATGAACGCGTAACATCAGTGATTGTGGGTGCAAGCTCTGTTAAACAGTTGGCCGATAACTTGAAAACAATCGAGAACCTTGAATTCAGTGATGATGAAATTTGCAGAATTAGTTCACTTATTGAGCCAATAAAAGCTTATTGA
- a CDS encoding ATP-binding protein — MKFYNRTKEIADLQRIREMSYNDHSKLTVLTGRRRIGKTSLILNALKDETIVYLFVSRKSEADLCKGFCSEIEKRLSVFVPKMNSFIEIFRFLLEQGKAKKFSLVIDEFQEFININESIYSEIQNYWDQYRTTTHINFIVSGSVYSLMIKIFQDKKEPLFGRADAMMKLAPFTTSVLKEIMSDYKPDYTNDELLALYTYTGGVPKYVELLVDNKALTIHKMIKYICQSDSPFIDEGRNLLIQEFGKKYGNYFSILDAISSGMNTQSQIEAFMGEKSIGGQLNKLETIYEVIKKQRPLFAKEGSQTVRYEVSDNFLRFWFRYIERNRTLIELGNYEGLSKLINDDYPTYSGKTLELYFKQKLQESFEYRAIGSWWEPKGDQNEVDIVAITLDNKKALVAEVKRQKKNFKPQLLESKIEVLKNKVLSKYEINSLCLDIEDM, encoded by the coding sequence ATGAAATTTTATAATCGCACCAAAGAAATAGCTGATCTTCAGCGAATAAGAGAAATGTCATACAATGACCACTCTAAATTAACTGTGCTTACGGGACGACGTAGAATAGGTAAGACATCGCTTATCCTTAATGCGCTTAAAGACGAAACGATTGTTTATCTTTTTGTGAGCCGAAAGAGTGAGGCCGATTTATGCAAAGGCTTTTGCAGTGAGATAGAAAAACGATTATCGGTATTTGTTCCAAAGATGAATTCTTTTATCGAGATTTTCCGCTTCTTGCTAGAACAGGGTAAGGCCAAAAAGTTTTCATTGGTTATTGACGAGTTTCAAGAGTTTATCAACATAAACGAATCTATATACAGCGAAATTCAGAATTACTGGGATCAATATCGCACTACTACCCACATTAATTTTATAGTTAGCGGATCAGTCTATTCCCTCATGATAAAAATCTTTCAGGATAAGAAAGAACCACTATTTGGTCGTGCAGACGCAATGATGAAGCTTGCTCCGTTCACCACCTCTGTGCTGAAAGAGATCATGAGCGATTATAAACCGGACTACACCAACGATGAATTACTTGCGCTTTATACCTACACCGGTGGTGTTCCCAAGTATGTAGAACTTTTGGTAGATAACAAAGCTCTCACTATTCATAAAATGATAAAGTACATTTGCCAAAGTGATTCTCCTTTTATTGATGAGGGAAGGAATCTTTTAATTCAGGAGTTTGGTAAGAAGTATGGTAATTATTTCTCTATATTAGATGCTATATCATCCGGCATGAATACTCAATCGCAAATTGAGGCTTTTATGGGTGAAAAAAGCATAGGAGGACAATTGAATAAATTAGAGACTATTTACGAGGTTATCAAGAAACAAAGACCATTATTCGCCAAGGAAGGTTCGCAAACGGTGAGGTACGAGGTGTCTGATAATTTTCTGCGTTTTTGGTTCAGATATATTGAACGCAACAGAACACTTATTGAATTAGGAAACTATGAAGGCTTGTCGAAGTTAATAAATGATGATTACCCAACTTATTCAGGTAAAACACTTGAACTATATTTTAAACAGAAGCTGCAAGAAAGTTTTGAATACAGAGCCATCGGTTCGTGGTGGGAACCAAAGGGTGATCAAAACGAAGTGGATATTGTTGCCATTACGCTTGATAACAAAAAAGCATTAGTAGCTGAAGTAAAGAGGCAGAAAAAGAATTTTAAGCCTCAATTGCTCGAAAGTAAGATTGAGGTATTGAAGAATAAAGTGCTGAGTAAGTACGAAATTAATTCTCTTTGTTTGGATATTGAGGATATGTAA